The Glycine soja cultivar W05 chromosome 3, ASM419377v2, whole genome shotgun sequence genome window below encodes:
- the LOC114407734 gene encoding uncharacterized protein LOC114407734 produces MAKNIEKSIVPKEEEEEESGEEWCFECKDGGQMVVCDHNDCGKVYHPVCVNKDDSFFDIAKYWVCGRHFCFDCNERSKFHCISCPNGVCRKCFAASDFTVVRGVKGLCIDCSELAVIIERNLDHDSEGNKITLDDTETYEYLFKEYWDIIKVKEGLTSGDILAALPNYKKGKQIPHHKQICKGEEEKQTDLMSQVIDEDYKPDEDYKPAKRKRYNSEVKDGLTCDDIFAALPNYKKGKKIVHHKRICKGEEEKKNDLMSWEWDVVEDYKPAKQKGYNSEVKEGLTGDDIFAAQPNYKKGKKILHHNFFCKGEEKKNDLMSWESNINEDYKPSKRKGYYSETKEGLTSDDIFAAQPNYKKGKDFLHNKKYCKGEEEKQNDSMLRHSDEDYKPAKQNLEEFEGWGSKLLISFLASIGKCESEPLTQCDVNSLIHEYIKEKNLHHPEDKGKFLADERLFPIFRKKVMPKSQIYPLLEFHIAKKLDDSSVEKKDEKIENSSTDKHVNDQKTSMGSRLSSLIGKPPLKKGSFFIKHSRFVSITANNINLIYLKRSLVLELSKQPESFVVKAVGTFVRAKVDSNDSRQRKSYHLLRVLGVFFDEISNGTLLQVSFMDKAVPISELSDEDFTEQECEDLQQKVKAGLLPKLSVVEVQEKAEILHEDITKHRILTRLVYLQNQIDRANLRGRNREKIELLEEKEQLEQSWKQGEPLKSKPSVRPELIEAKYDEDSEEDDQ; encoded by the exons ATGGCCAAGAACATAGAAAAGTCAATTGttccaaaagaagaagaagaagaagaatcaggGGAGGAGTGGTGTTTTGAATGCAAGGATGGTGGACAAATGGTCGTTTGTGATCACAA CGATTGTGGAAAAGTTTATCACCCGGTCTGTGTTAACAAGGACGATTCTTTTTTTGACATTGCAAAATATTGGGTTTGTG gtCGGCATTTTTGCTTCGACTGTAATGAACGTTCTAAGTTTCATTGTATTAGCTGTCCAAATGGTGTGTGCAGAAAGTGCTTTGCTGCCTCTGATTTTACGGTTGTTCGAGGGGTAAAAGGCTTATGCATTGACTGTTCGGAGCTTGCGGTGATTATAGAACGAAATTTGGACCATGACTCCGAGGGG AACAAAATAACCTTAGATGACACAGAAACATATGAATATCTATTCAAGGAGTATTGGGACATTATTAAGGTAAAAGAAGGATTGACTAGTGGTGATATCCTTGCTGCACTGCCCAACTACAAAAAGGGTAAACAAATTCCGCATCATAAACAAATTTGTAAAggtgaagaagaaaagcaaaCTGATTTGATGTCACAGGTTATTGATGAAGATTATAAGCCAGATGAAGATTATAAGCCAGCCAAACGTAAGAGGTACAATTCAGAGGTAAAAGACGGATTGACTTGTGATGATATCTTTGCTGCACTGCCCAACTACAAAAAGGGTAAAAAAATTGTGCATCATAAAAGAATTTGTAaaggtgaagaagaaaagaaaaatgatttgaTGTCATGGGAATGGGATGTTGTTGAAGATTATAAGCCAGCCAAACAAAAGGGCTACAATTCAGAGGTAAAAGAAGGATTGACTGGTGATGATATCTTTGCTGCACAGCCCAACTACAAAAAGGGTAAAAAAATTCtgcatcataattttttttgtaaaggtgaagaaaagaaaaatgatttgaTGTCATGGGAATCAAATATTAATGAAGATTATAAGCCATCCAAAAGGAAGGGGTACTATTCAGAGACAAAAGAAGGATTGACTAGTGATGATATCTTTGCTGCACAGCCCAACTACAAAAAGGGTAAAGATTTTctgcataataaaaaatattgtaaaggtgaagaagaaaaacaaaatgattcgATGTTAAGGCATAGTGATGAAGATTATAAGCCAGCCAAACAGAATTTAGAGGAGTTTGAGGGATGGGGATCAAAACTTCTCATTAGCTTCCTTGCATCCATTGGGAAATGTGAAAGTGAACCATTAACGCAATGTGATGTAAATTCTCTCATACATGAATACATTAAGGAGAAAAATCTTCATCACCCTGAAGATAAGGGGAAGTTCCTCGCTGATGAAAGGTTGTTTCCTATATTTAGAAAGAAAGTTATGCCAAAAAGTCAGATATATCCTCTACTGGAGTTTCACATTGCCAAGAAGTTGGATGATTCATCTGTGgagaaaaaagatgagaaaatagaaaacagtTCTACAGACAAGCATGTCAATGATCAGAAAACAAGCATGGGAAGCAGACTATCAAGTTTAATTGGAAAACCTCCATTGAAAAAGGgatctttttttatcaaacatagcCGCTTTGTGTCCATTACTGCCAATAATATAAACCTCATTTACCTAAAACGAAGTTTGGTGCTAGAGTTATCAAAACAGCCTGAAAGTTTTGTGGTTAAGGCTGTTGGAACTTTTGTCAGAGCCAAAGTGGATTCCAATGATTCTAGGCAAAGGAAGTCTTACCATCTCTTGAGAGTTCTAG gtgttttctttgatgaaatATCAAATGGAACTCTCTTGCAAGTTTCCTTCATGGATAAGGCTGTTCCCATTTCTGAGCTGTCAGATGAAGACTTCACAGAG CAAGAATGTGAGGATTTGCAGCAAAAAGTGAAAGCCGGCTTGCTCCCAAAATTAAGTGTT GTGGAGGTTCAAGAAAAGGCTGAAATTCTTCACGAGGATATAACAAAACAC